The Halomicronema hongdechloris C2206 genome includes a window with the following:
- a CDS encoding glucose-6-phosphate isomerase, whose protein sequence is MDAAALWHRYRDWLYYDAGLRIYLDISRMQFDAAFVQQMTPRFEKAFKDMAALEQGAIANPDEDRMVGHYWLRDPDLAPTPELRQSIIDTLVDIEQFASQIRTSVIYPPGQERFTDILSIGIGGSALGPQFVAQALGPDFPPLAIHFIDNTDPEGIDRILARLDDRLSTTIVLVISKSGGTPETRNGMIEVRTRFEQKGLHFPRQAVAITGVDSKLDVLAKQEGWLATFPMHDWVGGRTSELSAVGLLPAALQGIDIRSILGGAKAMDALTRVPRLRDNPAALLALAWYHAGNGKGEKDMVILPYKDSLLLFSRYLQQLVMESLGKEKDLDGNVVYQGIAVYGNKGSTDQHAYVQQLREGVPSFFVTFIEVLKDRDGKSPDVESDVTAGDYLFGLLQGTRRALFEKDRESITITIPEVSAHMVGALIAFYERAVGLYASLVNVNAYHQPGVEAGKKAAASVLELQRQVVRTLQQADRPLSLEELAAQTQHSDDIEIIYTLLRHLHANQRGVTIQGDPGSPLDLTVTAP, encoded by the coding sequence ATGGACGCAGCAGCTCTCTGGCACCGCTACCGAGACTGGCTCTACTATGACGCCGGGCTGAGGATATATCTGGATATCAGTCGCATGCAGTTTGACGCGGCGTTTGTGCAGCAAATGACTCCGCGCTTTGAAAAGGCGTTTAAGGACATGGCGGCCTTGGAACAAGGTGCGATCGCAAATCCGGACGAAGATCGCATGGTGGGTCACTATTGGCTGCGGGATCCAGATTTGGCGCCGACCCCAGAGTTGCGACAGAGCATCATCGACACCCTGGTTGACATTGAGCAGTTCGCCAGCCAGATTCGCACCAGTGTCATCTATCCCCCTGGCCAAGAACGCTTCACCGACATTCTCTCCATTGGCATCGGCGGCTCTGCCCTGGGGCCTCAGTTTGTGGCCCAGGCCCTGGGTCCCGACTTCCCTCCCTTGGCTATTCACTTCATCGACAACACCGACCCCGAAGGCATTGACCGTATCCTGGCTCGTCTAGACGATCGCCTCAGTACCACTATCGTCCTGGTGATTTCCAAGTCGGGGGGAACCCCCGAAACCCGCAACGGCATGATCGAAGTGCGGACGCGCTTCGAGCAGAAAGGATTGCACTTCCCTCGTCAGGCCGTCGCCATCACTGGTGTCGACAGTAAACTCGATGTCCTCGCTAAGCAAGAGGGCTGGCTGGCCACTTTCCCCATGCATGACTGGGTGGGGGGACGCACCTCAGAGCTATCGGCGGTGGGCCTACTGCCAGCGGCCCTACAGGGCATCGATATTCGCTCCATCCTGGGCGGAGCCAAGGCCATGGATGCGTTGACTCGAGTACCACGGCTACGGGATAATCCGGCGGCCCTGTTGGCCTTGGCCTGGTACCACGCGGGTAATGGCAAGGGTGAGAAAGACATGGTGATTCTGCCCTACAAAGATAGCCTGCTGTTGTTTAGCCGCTATCTGCAACAGCTAGTAATGGAGTCCCTAGGCAAAGAAAAAGACCTAGACGGCAACGTCGTGTATCAGGGCATTGCCGTCTATGGCAATAAGGGCTCCACCGATCAGCATGCCTATGTCCAGCAGTTACGGGAAGGGGTGCCCAGTTTCTTTGTCACCTTCATCGAAGTACTCAAAGACCGGGACGGCAAGTCCCCTGATGTAGAATCCGACGTCACGGCCGGAGATTATCTGTTTGGTCTATTGCAGGGAACTCGTCGAGCCCTGTTCGAAAAAGACCGTGAGTCGATTACCATCACCATCCCCGAGGTTAGTGCTCACATGGTGGGGGCCTTGATTGCTTTCTATGAGCGGGCTGTGGGCCTCTATGCCTCCCTGGTTAATGTCAACGCGTATCACCAGCCCGGGGTAGAGGCAGGAAAGAAAGCGGCAGCCAGCGTATTGGAGTTACAGCGGCAAGTAGTGCGAACCCTGCAACAGGCCGACCGCCCCCTTTCCCTTGAGGAACTGGCAGCCCAGACCCAACACAGCGACGATATTGAGATCATTTACACCCTGCTTCGTCATCTCCACGCCAACCAGCGCGGCGTCACCATCCAGGGAGACCCAGGCTCTCCTCTAGATCTCACCGTGACCGCCCCCTAG
- a CDS encoding phospholipase D-like domain-containing protein codes for MSSFSSGCKWGVLGAVSLLFTLTVGRWQARDSLPPALDPLPQDPQIQVYFNQVQSDTYRDAYRDIERYGDDLEHQIIAVIEQARVSIDVAVHELNLPGIAQALRERSQAGVAVRVILEDTYSRSWSQFTPTDLADLDGRDRTKYEDFLQLTDGDGDGQLSPDELSQRDALYILQQAQIPILDDTADGSKGSGLMHHKFMVVDGRYVVTGSANWTLSGIHGDLDNPDSRGNTNHIIVLDSVPVARIFQQEFTYLWGDGPGGAPDSLFGLGKPYRPAQTVSLPGSILTVQFSPTSSSRPWTQSGNGLIDQILRTATQQVSLALFVFSDQPLSDTLAARSEAGVEVSALIDPSFVYRGYSEALDMLGLAMPDHRCQYEANNRPWPSPILTVGTAELPPGDKLHHKFAVIDSNIVISGSQNWSQAANQLNDENLVVIHNPTVAAHFQREFDRLYNLGEVGITPELQVRLQKQRRKCNL; via the coding sequence GTGTCATCATTCTCTTCTGGCTGCAAATGGGGGGTTCTAGGAGCCGTCAGCCTGTTATTCACCCTGACCGTTGGCCGTTGGCAGGCCCGCGATTCCCTACCCCCTGCCTTAGACCCCCTGCCTCAAGATCCACAGATTCAGGTGTATTTCAATCAGGTCCAGTCCGATACCTATCGGGATGCCTACCGCGACATTGAGCGCTACGGCGATGACCTAGAACACCAGATTATTGCCGTGATCGAACAAGCCCGGGTCTCCATCGACGTGGCCGTCCATGAGCTGAATCTACCAGGAATTGCCCAAGCCCTGCGAGAGCGCAGTCAAGCTGGAGTGGCGGTGCGAGTAATCCTAGAAGATACCTACAGCCGCTCTTGGAGCCAATTTACGCCGACCGACTTAGCCGACCTTGATGGCCGCGATCGCACCAAATATGAAGACTTTCTGCAACTAACCGATGGCGATGGGGACGGCCAACTGAGTCCCGACGAGCTCAGCCAACGGGATGCCCTGTATATTCTGCAGCAAGCCCAGATCCCCATCCTAGATGACACCGCCGATGGGTCTAAAGGTAGTGGCCTGATGCACCATAAATTCATGGTGGTAGACGGACGCTACGTCGTCACCGGGTCTGCCAACTGGACCCTCAGTGGCATCCACGGCGATCTAGACAACCCCGACAGCCGTGGCAATACCAACCACATCATTGTCTTAGACAGCGTTCCCGTGGCCCGTATCTTTCAGCAAGAGTTTACCTATCTCTGGGGAGACGGCCCCGGCGGGGCCCCTGACAGTCTTTTCGGGCTAGGCAAACCCTATCGCCCGGCCCAAACTGTAAGTCTCCCCGGCAGCATCCTGACGGTGCAGTTTTCGCCCACGTCGTCCTCTCGACCTTGGACCCAGAGCGGTAACGGCTTGATTGACCAGATCCTGAGGACTGCTACCCAACAGGTGAGCCTGGCCCTATTCGTCTTCTCGGACCAGCCCCTGAGCGATACCTTGGCTGCCAGAAGCGAAGCCGGAGTCGAGGTAAGTGCCCTGATCGATCCCAGCTTTGTCTACCGAGGTTACAGCGAAGCCCTGGACATGCTGGGGCTGGCCATGCCCGACCACCGCTGTCAATACGAGGCCAATAACCGTCCTTGGCCCTCCCCCATCTTGACCGTCGGTACTGCGGAACTGCCGCCTGGAGACAAACTCCACCATAAATTTGCAGTAATTGATAGCAATATCGTCATCTCCGGTTCCCAAAACTGGAGCCAAGCGGCCAACCAACTCAACGACGAGAATCTGGTTGTGATCCATAACCCCACCGTGGCGGCTCATTTTCAACGGGAATTCGACCGACTATACAACCTTGGGGAAGTCGGCATCACCCCAGAATTGCAAGTACGACTGCAAAAACAACGACGCAAATGTAACCTCTAG
- a CDS encoding ABC transporter ATP-binding protein, producing the protein MLASAPFTLTAHDLWKTYGNQTVVQEINLTLQPGTILGLLGPNGAGKTTTVAMLYGSVIPTRGFTQFGPWQIPIQGKYARAAMGIVTQEDNLDPDFTVFKNLTHFAHHYRITHQAARQRAGELLELVNLQDKGPCQIDELSGGMKRRLVLARALINHPQVVFLDEPTTGLDPDARQDFWRLVLQLKQAGCGVLLTTHYMDEAQRLCDRLCLLQGGRIIDEGSPRDLIERVIGREVAEIEGIPVEKLRYLADQFQRWSRPFGNGYLISLPQHDPEPLWHQIESLNPERLTRRHANLEDVFLRLTGTVLE; encoded by the coding sequence ATGCTCGCTTCAGCCCCCTTCACTCTTACGGCCCATGACCTCTGGAAAACCTACGGCAATCAAACCGTGGTCCAGGAAATTAATTTGACCTTACAACCAGGGACAATTCTAGGGCTACTGGGTCCCAACGGTGCCGGCAAAACCACTACGGTGGCGATGCTTTATGGCTCGGTGATTCCTACCCGGGGATTTACCCAATTTGGCCCCTGGCAGATTCCGATCCAGGGCAAATATGCCCGCGCCGCCATGGGCATCGTCACCCAGGAGGACAACCTCGATCCCGACTTTACGGTATTCAAGAACCTTACCCACTTTGCCCACCACTACCGCATCACCCATCAGGCAGCCCGACAGCGGGCCGGTGAGCTACTAGAGTTAGTCAACCTACAAGATAAAGGGCCTTGCCAAATCGACGAGTTATCTGGGGGCATGAAGCGACGGCTAGTGCTGGCCAGGGCTTTGATTAACCATCCCCAGGTGGTCTTTCTAGATGAACCCACCACCGGCTTGGATCCCGATGCCCGCCAGGATTTCTGGCGGTTAGTGTTGCAGCTGAAACAGGCCGGCTGCGGGGTACTTCTGACCACTCATTACATGGATGAGGCCCAGCGACTTTGCGATCGCTTGTGCCTGTTACAGGGAGGCCGCATCATTGATGAGGGTAGCCCTAGGGATCTGATTGAACGGGTGATTGGACGGGAAGTGGCTGAAATCGAAGGGATTCCAGTCGAGAAGCTACGATACCTAGCCGACCAATTTCAGCGGTGGAGTCGTCCCTTTGGCAATGGCTATTTGATTAGCCTACCCCAGCATGATCCCGAGCCCCTCTGGCACCAGATCGAATCCCTCAATCCTGAGCGTCTCACCCGCCGTCACGCTAACTTAGAAGATGTCTTTCTGCGTCTGACAGGCACGGTACTGGAATGA
- a CDS encoding ABC transporter permease, with product MSPISIKPWEISPWGVYSVWWRHFQVYRSTWLVNCLPPISEPIVYLVAFGYGLTPLVGDVTYLGQPLTYAEFIAPGMVAIGVLFQSFFEGAYSSFIRLNFQKTWQALLTAPLSFTEVFLGDWLWAATKGCIAGVLTGLVAIVARLYTWDYLLLSLPVIGLGSLLFGAFGLFTAGLVRKIDQINVPIFLVIIPMFTLCGTYFPRSTLPAGLQAIASVLPLAALIDLLRWPVALPPWWPLSLLWLFGCTVLMVWLAVRRIYPKLYT from the coding sequence ATGAGTCCAATCTCTATCAAGCCTTGGGAAATTAGCCCTTGGGGAGTGTATTCCGTCTGGTGGCGGCATTTTCAGGTCTACCGTAGTACCTGGCTGGTCAACTGCTTGCCTCCCATCTCAGAGCCCATTGTCTACCTGGTGGCCTTTGGCTATGGCCTCACCCCCTTGGTGGGAGATGTGACTTACCTAGGGCAACCACTGACCTATGCCGAGTTCATCGCCCCTGGCATGGTTGCCATTGGCGTCTTGTTTCAATCGTTTTTTGAGGGGGCTTACAGCAGTTTTATCCGCCTCAACTTTCAAAAGACCTGGCAGGCTCTGCTCACGGCCCCCCTTAGCTTCACCGAAGTGTTTCTGGGAGACTGGCTCTGGGCTGCTACCAAAGGCTGTATCGCCGGAGTCCTGACTGGGCTGGTAGCCATTGTCGCCCGCCTCTATACCTGGGACTATTTGCTATTATCTCTGCCGGTCATTGGGTTGGGTAGCTTACTATTTGGGGCCTTTGGTCTGTTTACGGCAGGGCTGGTCCGCAAAATTGACCAGATCAATGTGCCGATTTTCCTGGTGATCATTCCTATGTTTACCCTCTGCGGCACTTATTTTCCCCGTAGTACCTTGCCTGCTGGGTTGCAAGCCATCGCCAGTGTGTTGCCCTTGGCTGCCTTGATCGACCTACTGCGCTGGCCAGTGGCACTGCCCCCCTGGTGGCCTTTGTCTCTGCTGTGGTTGTTCGGCTGTACGGTGTTGATGGTATGGTTGGCGGTTCGGCGCATCTATCCGAAGCTATATACCTAA
- a CDS encoding DUF6737 family protein produces the protein MTSSPSPWRYKPWWCQPWSIVLTGLSLIGGSWWLLHRWWLTALVAIPVAAWMGFFLLLWPKLVVQAGLLDEESAGGMES, from the coding sequence ATGACATCTTCCCCGAGTCCCTGGCGGTATAAGCCCTGGTGGTGCCAACCCTGGTCGATTGTGCTGACTGGTTTGAGCCTCATCGGCGGCAGTTGGTGGTTACTGCATCGTTGGTGGCTAACTGCCTTGGTGGCGATCCCGGTGGCAGCCTGGATGGGCTTTTTCTTGTTGCTTTGGCCCAAGTTAGTGGTGCAGGCAGGTCTCTTGGACGAGGAGAGTGCTGGAGGAATGGAGAGCTAA
- a CDS encoding 3'-5' exonuclease: protein MVAKALSGQSSLLATDLLAYYRQVSQSLLTVIDVETTGSLAYRSRVIEVSILQASLADGIHQQQTFLINPGVRIPRIITRVTGITQEMVLQGEAPEVVWPQCRTALSQGILTAHNLEFDYGFLQAEYQRLRQSYSRPANRRFCTVLLSRLLLADLPSRSLPNLVQHFGFDVGPSHRAGADTKACWLLAEGLLQQIQQESDQALLARFSQQWIRLKDAATLIGRPRQQVQRLMEEAGMEARMSRRGSRIFYRRGDVEQLYWAMRDQPPNFS, encoded by the coding sequence ATGGTTGCCAAAGCCCTATCCGGTCAATCTTCTTTGCTTGCGACAGATCTCTTGGCTTACTACCGACAGGTAAGCCAATCACTCCTGACAGTCATCGATGTAGAAACCACGGGATCCTTGGCCTATCGGTCCCGGGTGATTGAAGTCTCTATCCTACAGGCTAGTCTGGCCGATGGCATCCACCAGCAGCAGACATTCTTGATTAATCCAGGAGTGCGTATTCCCCGTATCATTACCCGGGTCACCGGTATTACCCAAGAGATGGTTCTGCAAGGGGAGGCCCCAGAGGTAGTCTGGCCCCAGTGTCGTACTGCTTTAAGTCAGGGAATCCTGACAGCCCATAACCTGGAGTTTGACTACGGCTTTTTGCAAGCAGAATACCAACGCTTGCGACAGTCCTACAGTCGCCCTGCCAATAGGCGGTTCTGCACAGTGTTGCTATCGAGACTATTGTTGGCTGACCTACCATCCCGCAGTTTACCCAATCTAGTCCAACACTTTGGTTTTGATGTGGGACCATCCCATCGGGCTGGTGCCGATACTAAGGCCTGCTGGCTGCTAGCCGAAGGGTTGCTGCAACAAATTCAACAGGAATCCGATCAGGCATTGCTGGCTCGCTTTAGCCAACAATGGATTCGTCTCAAGGATGCAGCTACCCTGATTGGCCGCCCCCGGCAGCAGGTGCAGCGGCTGATGGAAGAGGCCGGCATGGAAGCCCGCATGTCTCGGCGAGGCAGTCGCATCTTTTATCGCCGTGGAGATGTGGAGCAGCTGTACTGGGCAATGCGAGACCAACCTCCCAATTTTTCCTAA
- the ilvB gene encoding biosynthetic-type acetolactate synthase large subunit, which yields MTSTPVRVQPTTPESHPVIQRATGAFALIDSLKRHEVKHIFGYPGGAILPIYDELYRAEAAGDVQHILVRHEQGAAHAADGYARATGKVGVCFGTSGPGATNLVTGIATAQMDSIPMVVITGQVARAAIGSDAFQETDIFGITLPIVKHSYVARDPNQIADIVAEAFYIARTGRPGPVLIDVPKDVGLEAFDYVPVNPHSVKLRGYKPTVKGNPRQINHAINLMRQAERPLMYVGGGAITAGAHNEVRQLAEYFQIPVTTTLMGKGAFDEHHPLAVGMLGMHGTAYANFAVSECDLLIAIGARFDDRVTGKLDEFASRAKVIHIDIDPAEVGKNRVPNVPIVGDVRQVLMDLLRRLQEQSQPPSPQQTRTWCDRINRWRQDYPLLVPSYEGMLSPQEVIVELGRQAPQAFYTTDVGQHQMWAAQFLKNGPRRWISSAGLGTMGYGMPAAMGVKVALPHEEVICISGDASFQMNIQELGTLAQYGIAAKTVIINNGWQGMVRQWQQTFFEERYSSSNMEVGMPDFELLSQAYGVKGMLVTSRDQLSAAIDEMLATQGPVVMDVRVRKDENCYPMVAPGKSNAQMLGLPEVTSQRPIETLQCSTCGTENPSSHSFCPACGAKL from the coding sequence ATGACTTCCACCCCTGTTCGAGTCCAACCGACAACGCCAGAGAGTCATCCTGTTATCCAACGGGCAACTGGAGCCTTTGCCCTGATTGATAGCCTGAAGCGGCATGAAGTTAAGCATATCTTTGGCTATCCTGGCGGGGCCATCCTACCCATTTATGACGAGCTCTATCGGGCGGAAGCAGCGGGTGATGTTCAGCATATCCTGGTACGCCATGAACAGGGAGCTGCTCATGCGGCTGATGGCTATGCTCGGGCGACTGGAAAAGTCGGGGTTTGTTTTGGCACTTCGGGGCCGGGGGCGACTAATTTGGTCACTGGCATCGCCACTGCTCAAATGGATTCGATTCCCATGGTAGTGATTACGGGACAGGTAGCCCGGGCTGCCATTGGTAGTGATGCCTTCCAGGAGACGGATATTTTTGGCATTACTCTACCAATTGTGAAGCATTCCTACGTGGCTCGGGATCCTAACCAGATTGCCGACATTGTGGCGGAGGCGTTCTATATCGCTCGGACAGGGCGGCCGGGGCCAGTGTTGATCGACGTGCCTAAGGATGTCGGCCTGGAAGCCTTTGATTATGTGCCCGTCAATCCGCACTCGGTGAAGTTGCGGGGGTATAAACCTACGGTGAAGGGGAATCCACGTCAGATCAACCACGCCATTAATCTGATGCGTCAGGCCGAACGGCCCCTGATGTATGTGGGAGGTGGGGCGATTACGGCGGGAGCCCACAACGAGGTTCGGCAACTGGCGGAGTACTTTCAGATTCCGGTTACCACCACGTTGATGGGGAAAGGAGCCTTCGATGAACATCATCCCCTGGCCGTGGGCATGTTGGGCATGCATGGTACGGCCTATGCCAACTTTGCCGTCAGCGAGTGTGATCTGCTGATCGCCATTGGGGCTCGCTTCGATGATCGGGTCACAGGTAAGCTAGATGAGTTTGCCTCTCGGGCTAAGGTGATTCATATCGATATCGACCCGGCTGAGGTGGGTAAGAACCGCGTTCCCAATGTACCGATTGTGGGGGATGTGCGCCAGGTGTTGATGGACCTATTGCGACGACTGCAGGAGCAAAGTCAGCCCCCCTCTCCTCAGCAGACGCGGACTTGGTGCGATCGCATCAACCGCTGGCGCCAAGATTACCCTTTGCTCGTGCCCAGCTATGAGGGCATGCTGTCTCCCCAGGAAGTCATTGTCGAGTTGGGGCGTCAGGCACCCCAAGCGTTTTACACCACTGATGTGGGACAACATCAGATGTGGGCTGCCCAGTTTCTTAAAAATGGACCGCGTCGCTGGATTTCCAGTGCCGGCCTGGGCACCATGGGCTATGGCATGCCAGCTGCGATGGGGGTTAAGGTGGCCTTACCCCACGAGGAGGTTATCTGCATTAGCGGTGATGCCAGCTTCCAGATGAATATCCAGGAGTTGGGTACGTTGGCTCAGTACGGCATTGCCGCCAAGACCGTGATTATCAATAACGGCTGGCAAGGCATGGTACGCCAGTGGCAGCAGACCTTCTTTGAAGAGCGTTACTCTTCCTCCAATATGGAAGTGGGCATGCCAGACTTTGAGCTGTTGTCCCAGGCCTATGGGGTTAAAGGTATGCTGGTCACTAGCCGCGACCAGTTGTCGGCAGCGATCGATGAAATGCTGGCCACACAAGGGCCTGTGGTCATGGATGTGCGGGTTCGCAAGGATGAAAACTGCTATCCCATGGTGGCTCCTGGCAAGAGTAATGCCCAGATGTTGGGCTTGCCTGAAGTTACTTCCCAGCGTCCGATAGAGACCCTGCAATGCAGCACCTGTGGTACTGAAAATCCCTCTAGCCATAGCTTTTGTCCAGCCTGTGGCGCTAAACTTTAG
- a CDS encoding peptidoglycan D,D-transpeptidase FtsI family protein → MAHRQLARLTSLATQRQRGFHPRQRSLASTPRLRSRRHRRQSPAAPRWRLTLVWASLVVAMVGIGARLIYVQIHQGDSLRQRAQQQQKSSPTPRALRHPIVDRRGNLLAVDQIVYTLYSHPALFKQSYHQVATALAPLLETSPAQLQETFGQQSTGIKLADELSPERRDRIQALQVDGLELIPQVQRVYPQEELFAQVVGFINAEGEAQTGLEVALEERLAIPPNPASPQSSSLRLQLTLDSQLQRIAQQELQRTLRQYGARRGTVMVMDAQDGTLLAMAVAPTYDPNRYYEADLDTLRNWAVSDLYEPGSTFKPITMAIALEAGAVQPGDTLYDEGQLILGEWTIRNFDYAALGGHGTLTLTEILKYSSNVGMVHLMQRLQPATYYHWLQRLDLLNPTGIELPAEATAQLPSREQFLQSSVERATVAFGQGLALTPIQLLRLHGALANGGKLVTPHVVRGLVDASGELQWQPQRLVPQHLFSSDTTQQVIAMMETVVDSGTGQVAQINGYQIAGKTGTAQKVTTGGRYGTGRITSFVAIAPAEAPRYVVLAVIDEPWGENAYGSTVAAPLVKTVMEPLLVMTGVAPSNPEAINGVE, encoded by the coding sequence ATGGCCCATCGACAGCTGGCTAGACTGACGTCACTGGCTACCCAGCGTCAGCGAGGCTTTCATCCCCGGCAAAGGTCCTTGGCGTCTACCCCGAGGCTAAGAAGCCGTCGCCACAGACGGCAGTCTCCCGCCGCTCCTCGCTGGCGCCTCACCCTGGTTTGGGCCAGTCTCGTCGTTGCCATGGTGGGTATTGGGGCTCGTCTAATCTATGTGCAGATTCACCAGGGGGATTCACTGCGGCAACGGGCGCAGCAACAGCAGAAAAGCTCCCCCACTCCTCGAGCATTAAGGCATCCAATCGTTGATCGGCGAGGGAATTTACTGGCCGTTGATCAGATCGTGTATACCCTCTATAGTCATCCGGCTCTGTTTAAGCAGTCTTATCATCAAGTGGCGACGGCTTTGGCACCATTGCTAGAAACCAGCCCGGCCCAGCTGCAGGAAACTTTCGGGCAACAGTCAACTGGGATCAAGTTAGCTGATGAGTTATCTCCGGAGAGACGCGATCGCATCCAGGCGTTGCAAGTGGATGGCCTCGAACTCATTCCTCAGGTGCAACGGGTATATCCCCAAGAGGAGCTCTTCGCTCAAGTAGTAGGCTTCATCAACGCCGAGGGAGAGGCCCAAACTGGTCTAGAAGTAGCTCTAGAGGAGCGCCTAGCCATTCCCCCTAATCCGGCCTCTCCCCAATCATCGTCACTGCGGTTGCAACTCACCCTAGATAGCCAACTACAACGAATAGCCCAGCAGGAACTACAACGTACCCTGCGACAATATGGAGCGAGACGCGGCACAGTCATGGTCATGGACGCTCAAGACGGCACCCTCCTAGCCATGGCAGTAGCCCCCACCTATGACCCAAATCGCTACTACGAAGCCGACCTAGACACCTTACGCAACTGGGCCGTGAGCGATCTCTATGAGCCCGGGTCCACCTTTAAGCCCATCACCATGGCCATAGCCCTGGAAGCTGGGGCGGTCCAGCCCGGGGATACCCTCTACGACGAAGGCCAACTGATCTTAGGCGAATGGACCATCCGTAACTTCGACTATGCTGCCCTTGGCGGCCACGGCACCTTAACCCTGACAGAAATCCTGAAATATTCCAGCAATGTTGGCATGGTGCACCTGATGCAACGGCTGCAGCCTGCCACCTATTACCACTGGTTGCAGCGACTCGATTTGCTCAATCCTACTGGTATTGAGCTGCCTGCCGAGGCCACGGCTCAATTGCCCTCTCGGGAGCAATTTCTCCAAAGCTCGGTAGAGCGGGCCACCGTTGCCTTTGGTCAGGGATTAGCCCTCACCCCCATCCAACTCCTACGTCTACATGGAGCCCTGGCCAATGGCGGTAAGTTGGTTACTCCCCATGTGGTCAGAGGATTAGTCGATGCCTCCGGCGAGCTCCAGTGGCAGCCCCAACGCCTGGTACCCCAGCACCTCTTCTCCAGTGATACCACCCAGCAAGTCATCGCCATGATGGAAACTGTTGTGGACTCGGGCACCGGCCAAGTTGCCCAAATCAATGGCTATCAAATTGCTGGCAAGACTGGCACAGCTCAGAAGGTAACTACCGGGGGGCGCTACGGCACTGGCCGCATCACTAGTTTTGTGGCTATTGCTCCAGCGGAGGCCCCTCGCTACGTAGTCCTCGCCGTCATTGATGAACCCTGGGGGGAAAACGCCTATGGTTCTACTGTGGCGGCCCCCTTAGTCAAGACAGTGATGGAACCGCTGCTGGTGATGACCGGAGTGGCACCCTCCAACCCAGAAGCCATCAATGGGGTGGAGTAG
- the gmk gene encoding guanylate kinase has product MTHRPSSIANPTHGDNSPPVLSTSPGQLIVFTGPSGVGKGTLLRALLEKHPELHLSVSATTRAPRPGEVHGQHYYFVERADFEQMIRQGDLLEWAEFAGNYYGTPVQSVTVPVQAGHWVVLEIELDGARQIRQRFPGAWQIFILPPSLEELEHRIRQRGQDDEAAITRRLQRAQVEIEAAAEFDLQIVNDDLEVALERLESCLFERLQATPPH; this is encoded by the coding sequence ATGACTCATCGTCCTTCCTCCATTGCCAATCCTACCCATGGGGACAATTCGCCCCCAGTTCTATCGACCTCTCCTGGACAGTTGATCGTGTTCACGGGCCCTAGTGGCGTAGGCAAGGGCACCCTGCTGAGGGCCTTACTAGAGAAGCATCCAGAGCTACATCTATCGGTATCGGCGACGACTCGAGCCCCACGACCAGGAGAGGTCCACGGTCAGCATTACTATTTTGTGGAACGGGCAGACTTCGAACAGATGATCCGCCAAGGCGATCTGCTAGAGTGGGCAGAATTTGCTGGCAACTACTACGGCACACCGGTCCAGTCTGTGACGGTACCAGTGCAAGCAGGCCATTGGGTCGTGTTGGAGATTGAATTAGACGGGGCCCGTCAGATCCGTCAGCGCTTCCCAGGGGCCTGGCAAATTTTCATCTTGCCTCCCTCCCTGGAGGAGCTAGAGCACCGAATTCGTCAGCGGGGACAAGACGATGAAGCTGCCATTACTCGACGACTACAGCGGGCTCAGGTAGAAATCGAGGCGGCAGCTGAATTCGATCTTCAGATTGTCAATGATGATCTAGAGGTTGCCCTAGAGCGGCTAGAATCCTGCTTGTTTGAGCGTTTACAGGCTACTCCACCCCATTGA